The Esox lucius isolate fEsoLuc1 chromosome 20, fEsoLuc1.pri, whole genome shotgun sequence region ttgtaaaccctagaaatggttgtgcgtgaaaatcccagtaactgagcagattgtgaaatactcagaccggcccgtctggcaccaacaaccatgccacgctcaaaatggcttaaatcacctttctttcccattctgacattcagtttggagttcaggagattgtcttgaccaggaccacacccctaaatgcattgaagcaactgccatgtgattggttgattagataattgcattaatgagaaattgaacaggtgttcctaataatcctttaggtgagtgtatatactcaTACAGTAAACACCTACCTTTGCGccttgaaacagaaaataatgtatattacaacccggtttccaaacaaattgggatgctgtgtaaaatgcaaataaaaccagaatgcaatgatgtgcaaataatttatccctgtatttaattgaacatAATACGAACAGTAACAATACTCAGTCAGCgtttaggaactgaggagagcaattgctgtagttttgaaagtcaaatgttttcccattcttgcatgATATAGCATTTCAGCTGCTCTAAAtgtcagggtctcctttgtcatatttttcatttcataatacagcaaatgttttcagtggacgacaggtctggactgcaggcaggcaggccagaCCTGTCTCCCGGActcttactacggagccatactgttgtaatacatgcaggatctggtttggcattgtcttgatgaaatgagcaaggccttccctagaAAAGACATCGCCTGGATGGCAGactatgttgctccaaaacctctatatattgttcagcattaatgtgGCCTTTtcatgtgcaagtcacccatgccatgtgtactaagATATCCCCATACCAttacggatgctggcttttaaactgtaaactgatggtccctctcctctttagcccagaggatgcggcgtccatgattcccaaaaaatattttcagaatttgTTTCGtaagaccacaggacagttttgcacttcgcctcagtccatcttaaatgagctcaggcccagtgtttctggatcttggtCATATCTAGTTTCGtctttgcatggtggagttgaacttgcatttgtggatgcagcgacgtactgtggtTTTTGGAAATGATTCTGAGCctgtgatttccactacagaatcatctaatattggttttcggccttgtcctttGCATATAGTGacttctccagattctcagaaTATTTTAAAGACATTATGTTTCTAGACAAAACATAAATCCCCAAActgtttgcaattttacattgagaaacattattctaaaattgttgcaccatttgcctgtgcagtttttcagaatggtgaacccctcccaatcATCATTTcagaaagactcatcctctctgggatgctttatttatacccaatcatgttactgatttgttgccaattaacctaattagttgtgagatgttcatACAGGTTTATGTTTTAGCATTACACTACTTTTTGTtggccctgtcccaacttttttgaaatgtgttgctgggatCAAATTCAAACTAGGCATGTATTATtctagaaacaataaaatgtctcagtttcaacatttgatatgttgtctttgtaccactttctattgaatatagggtttgaattatttgcacatcattgtattctgtttatttacattttacacagcatcccaatttAGGAAACAGAGTTATACCTCAAATTGCACAATCACTCACTTTTAGACACTATTAGAAACCACTAAATGGCATTCAGTATGGCCTCGTAAATAACCAGCACaggttgacattttttttaatccagtaattgtttttatttaataactATAAACAAATACAGCTCCATAGCCAATACAATTCCATTGCCAATTACATACAATGAAAAACCTAAGCAACATTGTAAAACAGATTAAACACTGTACTGTGATAAGCGTTGTGAGAATAACTAAGCTCTCTGTATcttcaaacacatacagtagacAAACAGACCTCTCATCTTTAATCTCTTCTAAAGCATGCAGCAGGGGAACCACATGACAGCACAGTATCAACAGGAAATACAGTCAAGCATGTGAAGTGTTTTGTCTGTGCCTACTTTTCTCCTTCTACTTCTGCCTTctctttttattgcattttctaATGGTTTGGTCACAGGTCTCCTTCCATTTAGCTAAGTCAtgtatttcttcactgttgGAATGTTGATGTATCTGTCATGTTTGTTATGTCAGCTGATGTATTGGTTATGTGATCTGATGAATCAGTTATGTCTGCTGATGAATCGGTTACGTCTGCTGATGTACAAACGACAACTATTGCCTATGATCACTTGACTGTGTGCTGCGATTTTGGCTAAGTTtcttaaaaatatgaatgttaattaaacaaaaaggtaaataaaCCTGCATTTTGCAAACTTCCATCTCAGCGGTTTTTTCACAAGGGCCTTTTTTACACTAAGGGCCTTTTTTACAAACAGGAAATATTgccttattttacattttcatgtacTTTCACATACAACAAAAGCAGAGAGGCTATTGTCAAGGGATGTATGTGCAGCAACTTCACTGGCATTACTGTCCACTGCACTGTCCAAACACCATTACTGTCCACTGCACTTTCCAAACACCATTACTGCCCACTGCACTGCACTGTGCTAACACATCACTCCTGTCCCAGGTATGGAGAGAACcacaatgtattttgtttagCGACCATGGGAATCATCAACTGAAGCCATATCTTCTGTTGAAGGTGACCAGACAGAAGTATCAGCGAAAGTTGCTGGTTTGCCCTAAATTGTTGCAATATCTGAATAATCAGGCACTTACGGTGAATTAGAATTTCCTGTTAAAATATGGTACATCCTTTACTAAACGGACCAGTTTCTGCAgaattttttatacatttttatatttctatatatggAGGTGAAAGGACTTGCAGAAACAGACTCTGTCCCATGTTACCTCAAAAGGtgacatttaattgaaattttTACCTATTtactacattttcttttttttttttactcaaatgCAAACCTGCATCAAGTCTCATTCATCTACAATAAAACGATTGCAGTTAAAAAACAAAGTAACCAAATTTTCTCACACTGGAGTAACTAGAAGGGTTGGTCTCCTTGTGAGAAACATGTGCACTACCTTGTAAAGCAACCGCTCGACAGTGAGATCTATTTTTATTTACGCTACAAAATAGTCCAGCGCCTCAAGAATTCACATATTGGGAAATACCTCGTCATTTGAAAAGGCCTGCCTTTGAATCCCCGCCCCCAAGGAGGCATTTGCCAGTCCTTTATTCTTCAATTACCTGTCTGGTCAagtaaaaagtttacatttgggatagagatatatatatatataaaaatgatatatatatataaaaaataaaacagtagcCAAGCTGTGCTGTTCTAGATGACAATCAATAGATAAgtgtaaacctgcaaaatactCCATCCTTTAAGTGCTTCTATTGAACAGGCTTTCAGTTACGTGATCTCACAACAATAGCCAGGATATAGAGGAAGATGTTGATGATGTCGGTGTAAAGGCTGAGCGAGGCAAACACATAGTCCTCTGGACTTAGGGCCATCTCCTTGTTGCCAAGCAGCATTTGAGTGTCCACAGCCAAGAACTGAAATTACATTCAACAGAATTACGGAGTCATTCTATAGCAGAGGTTATACAGGAGAAGTGAAGTAAGATGTGGTTTTGACTTGCTTTACAGATGAccacatacaaaataaaaaaaactctatGCTGTCCTGTTTAACATATGAATGTATTGTGCTGCTTTTGAGCAAGGCTTATTAatcaaaaaaattgtttgaatACCTAAATACTAGGGATGGGACGATTTGTTCATCTCATGGTTTGGTTAGTTTCACGGTTCAGAGCTCATGGTACAGTTCAGCCTCGGTTCGGTATAAAAAAGTTAGTAAGTTGATAAAAAGAACAGTAGTTGACTAAATAAGGATGTGTTACTTTTAACCAACTCTTGGATACCCTTAACATTGtagtaatgaaaacaaatgcattatatTTAACTTAACAGTAAAAAGTATAATGTTctcttaaaatataataaaaaggaGAACACTGACCAAAAATATGTTGGCCCATGTTTGCTGTGGTGGCCATTTCGTAGGGAACTGTTCATTTACATAACTTGCAAACGGTCTTAGTCTTGTTGACAACCCTTTCATCATTTTCTTTCCATCTTTACTGAAAAACCTAAGTATTGCCACACATTTAAATCAGGGCAGTGTATCTTCAACTTCAATTCCAATGTCGCCATGCCATCAAACTGCCGGTCACCGGTCCGGCAGAGTGGGTTTAAGTTGGGAGCCCACTACCGCCAGACACCGCACTTTAATGAATTACGGGTGTGTTCTAGATGATGACTAATTCATTTTAGCTATTTTAAACCTAATGCAATTAGTCTTTTGTTAACATTGCTTTTCATAACAAAAGACTAATtgtgttaacaaaaacaaaatgatatgTACTCGCTAAGGTgctactgaaaaaaaaaaaagactcccATAACAGTATTCAGTCAGGAGATGTTAACCAATTGTACTTACTGATCTAGCTGCTCGTTTGATTGCTGTGGCTCAATGTACAGTACGGTCTGTAGTTTTAGGGCTAAGTCATGCGCGTTGTTGGTTTGATTAGTCGATCCAATCGCATTcaagtttttctcttttctccaaACCCGTTGGAAACACCCCCATGCTCAAACAGTTTGCGTCCAAGCACAACCAGACATCCACGTAGCGTTTAAAGGAGATGGTTGTGCGAGAGCTTTTTTAAGATCTATATTTCACGGTTTGTTTCTGTGAACTTTTGAACCGCTAACTTTTGTGCTACGGTATTTCGTCCCATCCCTACTAGACACAGTAGCTGTACCACCTGTAGACAATCACGGTCATGTCTGAAACGGGTATGATTGGCGAAGACAAGGACTTACGCAGGTGAAAAGTAAGGCACCCAATGAGGCGTAGACCAGGTCCAGTATCTTGTTGCGGATGAAAATGCAGAGAATGCTGAAGACGATCAGGACaataagacacacaaacagcacaCCGTGGCAGGATGTAAAGTCGTATTTGGTCTGTATGGGGTCAGAGGTGGGGTCGGGAAGAGATCAAAAGGACACAGGAAGCATTAGTTAACTGGGGTCAAGCCATACATCAGCCTCTAGGAGACGTGTGGACAGTTTCTATTACGTGATGCACCGGGTCAATTCCACTTTAATTCACATccgttttatttcaaattcctGAAATCGGACAGAATCAAAATGGATTAGACCCCAATCCTATGACATTACGAGACAGGTAAGTTAAGAGGAGGGACGTTTCTTAAAGATGACCACAGACCTGGAGAGAGAAGATGACGACGGTGAAGCAGACCAGAGCAGTGATTCCCACAGCCATGATGACAGAGTCTGTGTCGTAGAAGCTTGCTATCATCCCAACCATGTAGGACATAGCGAGGGTCAGGATCGACTACAAAGAACGGTGACGCAACAGGTTAGGGTTCTCACCGAGGCCATGGCACACAACGCGTTTCATGTGAAAGCCGACAGAAACGGCAGCCTGACATAGCAAATActaattatttcattaaaatctaTTTCTAGGACCTGCTCATGAAGAACATCTACGTATTCTCCACTGTCGAAATCCAGGAATGGTTTGGGAAACCAGTCcgtaaataatataataaaaagaaaGTCTGTCTGAATGAGAAAAGTCTTACTAGTGCAATTAGGTTCCATGGATGTTTTCGGCGAAACTCTCCACAGCAGGAAATGGAGATGAGTGAGACAAAGAAGACCGCATAGGACACAAAGTAGGTCCATGTGTGTGCCTTGACAAAGACTTTGATGGACTCCACAAAGGTGAATACAGTCACAAAGGAGAATGTCACCAACAGCTGGACAGTCAACACCAAGAACACCTGTATTGAGAGGAAAGTTCAGTTCAGAGCGATAGGATTCAGGACTGTTAGCCAGGCTTTGTTACTGTGAGCAATGTGACGACACGAGACAGACCTTTTCCGCTACCGCCCTCATTTCAACTCCCAGTCCATCGGTCAAGCTGTGACGGGTGTATTATCATTTGGATAGTCCCTGTGAACAACTAGATACGTGTCGAGTGGTTTGTCAGTTGGTCGGTTTAACGTTACCTTGCGGATGAAGGCTCGTCTTATGCTCTTGTTGTCCAACCCAGAGCCGAAATCAGCGTTGTCATAGAAGGCTGGTGGCGGGTCATCGCTGTGGTAAGCAGTGCTTGGGTCTGGGCGAAAAGAGACAGTGCCCATGACTCTACATCCCCTTACAGTCAGTTAATAAACTATCGTCGTGACGACGTTCATTCCGGAAGTGTCTCGTGATCAGTGGACTCATTCTAACCTAAAAAGGGGCACTCCTACTCTGAGACGAATGCGTCCTGAGACGGCTACTCACCGTGATTTGGGTTGACATAGCCTTGACCGTAGGCATCCGGCATGGGAGCGTTGGGCGCAAAGCCGTATCCTGGGCTCCCCATACCCTGTGAGTACATGGGCTGGCCGAAGGCCCCAGGCGGAGGGAATGGGAGGCCCCCAGGAGCGGGGCCTGGACCCCCAAACGGGTTAGGCATCTCCTGCGTGTTCGGTATATTCATTCCATACGCTGGAGGGTTCGGCTGCCCATATACAATGGGAGCTGTGGGGTTGGGCTCCTCCAAAGGCGAATAGTTATTCCTGTTTGGTTGAGACATCTTGAAGTCTGGCTGACAGGACAGTGGAAACGGGACcggagacagaaagacattaGTTTGCACGGTGGATCCACAGCCCAATACAATCACAGTCAAGACATTTCAAAGCGTTACAACGCGTGACAGCCATGGGGTGTGTGTCACTGCTGTAGTTCTGTCATTGGGAGGCTACTCTTTAGCCGGTAGGGTTGTCTAAGGCTGCTGGCTAAAGCTGCACGGAAGCTACACTTTGAAAGTGCAATGCGGCATTTGTAGAAATGTTGATcgctacaataaaaaaaactgttcttgCAGTAGCCTTGAAATATAAAGCCCAAATTTAAATGATTATCATCTGTTAGGACCATAAAATCAGCTAAAGCTGAAAACAAAGCAGGCGTAAACTAGACTTGGGCAGAACGGAGTTGCATGCCTAGTGTACTGTtcagccagtgtgtgtgtggagggcaTGCATGACATGCATTCACTGGAATATGTTACCATGTTCCTTAACAAAATCTACTAgtcaagtttatttttttaaactgcccaaaaaaaaagtttattctCTTGAAGAGGTTATACAGTATgatcttgcttgtttgtttgaGGGAAGACGTGCTTCGCCATCTGACCTATAAATGGATAACAAATTGTTAGTATCAAAACAACCTTCACAGAGATTTAGTTCTGTTTggtttattttgagtgttttgttttgtgccaTAGAATGTATTGGTAAAAACAAGGTTTTTGGTAAAAACAAGGTCccattgttttttgtcttttatcTTATAATACATTTGTGACTTCTCTCGTGACGTtacggggctattcataaacgACTAGTATGTTTGGTGACTTACATTTGACATATCTTTTCAGTATAATTTTTATTACTGTTTACTGTTGAACGTCATGATTTTCTTCCTTAGTTGGGagggtaatgtgtgtgtataacaggATCTGGGAGGGTACTGGGTGAGTACCAGGGAGATCTGGATTTTGGGTTAGATGCATGTGATCTAGTGGGGGTGGTTTCATTATGTTGTTATGAtggtatatttatatacattctctacaaaaaaaaagtctaattgattgtatgatttataattGATATGTTTTTTGTGCAGTGTTCAAACGTGATGAAATTGAACTCCAATTTCGGAACAGAACAGATCTGGTCTCTCTGTGTCGTTGGCCAACACACCTTGTATTGTGGAATCACTTTGGTACAGTTTAGGTATTGCATTCCATGATGGTACCAAGTATTGTGATACTAAACCTAGTACTGAAGTAAAAATCCTGGTATTCCGACAACACTACCCTTGAGTATAGCCACGCTTGAACAAAATAGCTGTTCTCGTCCATAATTCAGTCTGCAAAGCTAACAGTATTTTGGCTAACGCCCTGCAGTAGATTTGAGCTATCCATCTGGAATGCCCTCCCTTTTGCTAATGCTTCCAAACTCTACTGTTATTTCCCCCCTTTATTTTGCTTATAGAAACTTTACTGAGTACAATATACTACTACTGATTTGTGTGGTTGCTCCACCTGGCCGTTTTACATTACGACCTAAGTTACTGGATGTGAGCTTGTGCTACATTactaatttaaaacaaatgtaaaatgtaagatAAGCTGCATATCAGAGGGGACTGGGAAAGAGCAGTGGAAACCACAAGCAGGCTTTGTCCTACTTGTCGCAATGAGAGAGATTAAAACTCTACAGATGAAAACAAATTCtgactgtttaccaaaatagaCTGTGGTTACCGGGGGCACATGGGGGCAGTGGTTACAGGGGGCCAATTCAAGCTCAGAAAGGGGTATAAAATTGAAAAGCTCCATGAGGTGGTGTAAAATTGACATCAACAATATTAAGGTAGGTGGCACGTCCAtatgaatgcccagacccagggtttcccagaagaacatgGCCCAGGGCATCACACTCCGTCcgagtgcatcctggtgccatcgcTTCACCCAGGTAAAAGGCGGACAAGTACACGGTCCACGTGATGTTAAAGGAAACGGGACTCATAGGACCAGGTGACCTTCATCCACGGCTCCAAGGTCCGGTTCCGACGCCAGTGTGCCCATTGTCGGTGCTTTCGACGGTGGAGTCACCATGGGCACCCTGACCGGTCTACGGCTACGCGGCCCCATTACACAGCAGGGTGCCATGCACTGTGTTGTGACccattcctcccgtaaccagcattaaccttttctgtGATCGCACGACTTCTCACTACCGCACACATAGTCACCAAGACTGACCAGCCATCGCCTTGTTCCCCAGGGATGAATAAGGTAGATGTTTGGTTGAAAATCGAATGTTTTGGTGACTTAtcttattatacattttataattaggaatgtgtttttttctttttatgttttgtatatccagcatgcatttcataaagAATTAAACATGTTAAGTTATAAAAAGTATTTGGATATATATTGTAACACTGATTAATTACAACTTGTAAGGAGGGACAGTTAAAAAATGGTTGGTGCCAGTAAGTTTCaaacccccaaaaaaattaCGTTAAGCCCTGCTGTGACTGGTTTTTCCCTCTTCGGACCAATGTTGGTatgtactcaccactgctgaccaggagTGGTGAGTACACCGCACAagccttgccatttcagagatgccctgacccagttgtctggcaATAactatttggcccttgtcaaagtcatgtagatctttactcctgcccatttctcctgcatccaacaggTTGACTATAAGAACTGTTCGCTTAACCATATAATCTACCCAGatcttgacatgtgcccttgttaggagatgacgtcattcgcttcacctgtgagtggtaataatgttttggctcatcggAGTGTGTCACGTAGCTGCAAATATCGCTTCCACCCGTCCTCGCAAGCTTCGCCTGGTGTGTCTTAGGTCGAACCGTccacttaatctgtgtctgcgaaactggCACCAAATGTGAAGAGCATGATCCTACAATCTCTGCTGGTCAAGATTAGCATGCTTAAGAGATGGGCCAATTGTTTGTCAAAATTACTGGCATCTTTagacattttatgaattaaaaaGGCTAATGTtttgaattgtattttttatatataatacatattcTGTTCAGACAAAAACCAAAGCTGATTAAAAGGATGTGGCAGTTTTCAAAACATCCACTAGCATACTGAAATACACATATCCTTGATTATAGTTGGCTATCAAAACGAGTGGGTTAACGTGCATCCTAAACCCTGCTACCACCTCTTCTTCTCTGGATTCCGTTTGGCATAAAATGTACTGGtccacttttattttttatcttttcCACTGCTCTATTCTTTCCCCCAATGAGATTTAGATCAAGATATGGTCTTGTTTAAAACATGTGTTATTTTTCCTACAAACACAAGATCTTTGAGTACATATGTAGCTACTTTCCTCTTTATTTCTAAAAGATAATGCCTCAGTTGATGTCTTTCTTACGCCCAACATAATCTTTGGCTGTCAGAGTAGGATGCTCTGTTTTAAAACCTTTCATTCTTTATGCAAGTGGCAACCGCTCTTCTATGTGAAAGTGTTCATTTATCTGTATCTACCTGCTTCTCTTCTTTTGTAGTTTTCAACTCTTTTTTACTAAATTCATATTATTTCTGATGTTAATAGCTTTAGCCACGGATCCATATACAAGACAACAATAAGCAATCTCCAAGTCTCTCATCAAATAATGGCCCTAACCGATTGATCTCTGAATCGTTATCAAATTGctgacaatataaaataatgacGGAATATCGCTGGGGATTCTGCTAAATGAATGAattgtaaaattgtaaaaaagaaagattGGTAAAAAGAGTAATaacttttctccttgtcctaATTACTTGTTCGATGGGCTACTTCGCCGAATAGCCGGCTTTCAGTGAGTATAGTCATGTGTATTTTCGCATGAGAAATCCCAGGGACTAGCCCAGCAACGAATGGACTTGATCCATGGTCACTTAATATTTGATAGAAAAATCTGCCCTTGTGTATAAGATGACTTcgaaataaatagaaaatagttttttagaAGACATTTTACATAACATCTTTTGACATAATTACATACAGATCCCAAACCTACGTGATCGTAGGTTAAATTGAAACTGGAGGGAAGAGGGAAGTTCTTTTGAGTAATTTAAGTTACATTTTGCTATTACTTAAAATGTAAACGACAATTCACACTGGGAATAAAATATCTTACAATATCTCCGACAACACTATACCGGTCTTTCAATAAGTCAAATGGCTATGAAATTACGTCTGTAGACTATTGATCAGCTAAGAACTCTGTAGACGCCAATAAACTACGccattttgttttgatgttgtaAATAACAGGTTGTTTTGAAATAAGATTTGACCATCTACCTCAATTAGCTACATAGTCTACCTCGGAactataacattttacattaaaaaaaactcacCCACTCCGTGAATAAAAAGTGTGCCCAGGGTTTACAAAAGCCGTTGAAAACTACGGTACAGTCCGACGACACTGCTGGACTTGAATACTCCGTTCAGGAAAAAAAGTTCAAGTAGTCCTGCGCGGCTGAGCACACCCAAAAACCCGTGGCATTTCTTTACGAACTGTCTGCATGCCATTTGGTTAAATACAAATTCCACAAATTACCGATACATAAGATCTATTTTAATTAAGTTCAATATTAATTAGAATAAAGACGTCGTTCACAAGCTGTTATAGCATATAATAAGCGTCCCCGAATCAGTTACTGTTCAAAATGTGTACTTAGGCCAAATGTCCACTAGATGCCAGCATCTgaacacacacgtttgttttcttttttccctaGCTCTAAACTAACCCTATCCTCACCCTTGATAACCAAACCTGTATGACTAAACTTACCCTAGCTCTTAATGCCTTAACATGAACTAACTGGTAATGCCCAAACATAAAACCCAATTTCTAacactgtattttatattttcggGAACATTTAGGCTACAcagacctggaacacacacttACAGGACTCTGAATATACATTACATTCTGTACATTCTTTATAACTATGTAGATGTGTAAATTCAACCTGAAGCTTGATCTTTATCATCCTGAAATTAGCATTGTAGCCATTTTTAACATTGGAAAGCTGATATGTTTTGATTAAATACTCCGTTGCATTGAGACCTTAAGCTGTCAGGACTTCTGGCTTTAAGATGGAAGACCAAGGACTCTTTTGAGAAGTGTTGAGAAATCAGCCTGtatccaaaatggcaccatatttcCTGAGaggtagtacactactttttgAGCAGGATCCATGGGGCTCTACATAAGGAATTTGAGCCCAGTTGGGACACAAGCTAGGAGATAGAGTTCACCTACTTACTATTCTGAGGACTTAGCAGGTCCATGTGTCCGAGGGGATCCActtcatttcataatgtaacAACAGAGGCGGAAAATATAACCTACGGGATCCAGAATGCTTATTTTGTTCAGAGAGCTAAAGTGTAAAGGATGAACCAAGTTATTTTCAGGTGGTATGTTTAGTACTGGTCAGCTGTCTGTACCATGTTTCTGATTCGTTTGGTTCTCTCTTCATTTATATCTCAGGAAACCAGTGGCATCAGAAACACCATGGCAATGTAGGCAAAACACTACGGACAATAATACcagcaaaaacacattaaaattgtGAATTCAGGAAAACGTTTCACCTTCATTACATTTTAGAGATATATATATGTAGACATAGAGAGAACATTCTGGAACAGAAAGGTATTTTGGTAAGTCAACAGTCAACCATTGTTCTGTGGTGACAGAAGTAGCCTAGTCAGAGATTGGCTGATGGTTAAAAGCAGACTCCTACAGCTGTTACATTCTTTGGAAGTAAACATATTTTCCCACCTGTCCTCACCATGTGTCCAAACTCATTGGACCTATGAAGGTCACATTACGGTTGAAAGTCACAGTTTGCATATGCTGCTACTCCATGATATCACCTATAGTGGTGAAAGGCCATACCAGGTTGCTTCTACACAGAGAATAATGTATTGATTGAAGTTGAAAGACAAAAGGGAAAACTTGGTTGAGTTACAGTACATGTAGTTTTCTGACTGTTGTTTAATGTGCAGTGATATAATGACTACAATACAAATCAAACAAggtcacatttatttaatttcatctAAGTAAATGAATAATTGCATTTTGTAGAACCATACAATACATTAAGGCCAGTAAACTAGAATATTGTACTGGCATCTTAGAAAGAGTTGATATTTTATTCTTGGTGAAATTAAAAAGTACTCTTAAAAAGGTACAGTGTGAGTTAAAAAAACTCTGTAAATGAAACAGTTCAAGTATAAAAAGTTCCCAACATAAGAGTctaaaaaaagttaataaaataAGCTATGAAAATTCAGAGCCAAACTAGATAATTTAGAATATAAATTAGATTGTATTACTCATTTCTCCATTGTCCAAACACCTTATTTctacaaaatagaaaaaataggTTGTAAAGAAAAGGAAGGTATAGTTATAATGCCATTACATGTTGTCTTATTAAATCCAAATTATGGTAGctaccaaaaacatttattataatttgaatAGTTACAGTGAAAATTCTACATTACATAAAATTAACACCCATGAGGTATCATTCTATTTCCCTGATACGAAATGGGTGCAAAACTGTATTTCCTAAACAAATCTTCATAAATACTTTGTAAATACCATAACTTTAAGGCACATTGAGAAAAAACCCACAGAATCTAAAAGCTACACATTCTGCcatgttcctttttctcttgtTTGTGAAAGCTGGGGTGTATTCATTCCATCAAACTGAACAAACTACAATTTGGTTGCAAAACATTGTCAAACAGTTTCTCTTTGAGTGGTCAAAATCAGCCACTCTTTGACAAAACGTTTGC contains the following coding sequences:
- the grinab gene encoding glutamate receptor, ionotropic, N-methyl D-aspartate-associated protein 1b (glutamate binding), translating into MSQPNRNNYSPLEEPNPTAPIVYGQPNPPAYGMNIPNTQEMPNPFGGPGPAPGGLPFPPPGAFGQPMYSQGMGSPGYGFAPNAPMPDAYGQGYVNPNHDPSTAYHSDDPPPAFYDNADFGSGLDNKSIRRAFIRKVFLVLTVQLLVTFSFVTVFTFVESIKVFVKAHTWTYFVSYAVFFVSLISISCCGEFRRKHPWNLIALSILTLAMSYMVGMIASFYDTDSVIMAVGITALVCFTVVIFSLQTKYDFTSCHGVLFVCLIVLIVFSILCIFIRNKILDLVYASLGALLFTCFLAVDTQMLLGNKEMALSPEDYVFASLSLYTDIINIFLYILAIVVRSRN